The Lactuca sativa cultivar Salinas chromosome 2, Lsat_Salinas_v11, whole genome shotgun sequence genome includes a window with the following:
- the LOC111913016 gene encoding kinesin-like protein KIN-7K, chloroplastic, whose translation MNSERLKENVSVTIRFRPLSPREIRQGEEIAWYANGETIVRNENTPSIAFAYDQVFGPTITTRHVYDIAAQHVVSGAMEGINGTIFAYGVTSSGKTHTMHGNQRSPGIIPLAIKDAFCIIQETPSREFLLRLSYLEIYNEVVNDLLNPAGHHLRIREDNQGTFVEGVKQEVVLSPAHALSIIAAGEEQRHVASTKLNLHSSRSHTIFTLTIESSPCGENIEGEAVNLSQLNLIDLAGSESSKAETTGIRRKEGAYINKSLLTLGTVISKLSDGRAAHIPYRDSKLTRLLQSSLSGHGRVSLICTVTPSSSNSEETHNTLKFAHHAKHIEIQAAQNKINDEKSLIKTYQNQIRSLKEELHQLEHEGEAKDALLSQIQSLTRLILVSTKSPHQTDPGSRYSFMEEELAYLPKRGRNLSLDHENIQLHVTLNEGTHIKEDKKIKKPQKRDGLTLTSGSDKSSGGMSTTSNPTPTPPANTHTLAIVESRRLSYSSPSESTSEPLQHVEVLTDSEAIQEQLNEKNIECKGLEETITALKQLLSENTTIKAQAVEIEQLKQKVAKITESKEQLESENKRLREESAYANELASAAANELKMMSEQVVKLMNQGVV comes from the exons ATGAATTCTGAGAGATTGAAAGAGAATGTTTCAGTCACCATCCGATTCCGGCCTCTCAG TCCTAGGGAAATACGACAAGGGGAGGAGATTGCATGGTATGCTAATGGAGAAACAATTGTGCGGAATGAGAATACTCCCTCAATAGCTTTTGCATATG ATCAAGTTTTTGGGCCTACAATCACTACGCGTCATGTATACGATATTGCAGCCCAACATGTTGTCAGTGGTGCTATGGAAGGCATTAATg GAACTATCTTTGCATATGGTGTGACAAGTAGTGGGAAAACTCACACTATGCAT GGAAACCAGAGGTCCCCTGGAATTATCCCATTGGCAATAAAGGATGCTTTTTGTATCATTCAAGAG ACCCCATCTCGTGAATTTCTCCTCCGTCTCTCATATTTGGAAATATACAATGAG GTTGTTAATGATTTGTTGAATCCAGCAGGACACCATCTAAGAATAAGAGAGGACAATCAG GGAACCTTTGTTGAAGGTGTAAAACAGGAAGTTGTATTATCTCCTGCCCATGCCCTTTCCATTATTGCAGCAGGAGAAG AGCAAAGACACGTTGCTTCCACAAAGTTAAATCTGCACAGCAGCAGAAGTCACACAATATTTACACTG ACAATCGAGAGTAGCCCATGTGGTGAAAATATTGAAGGCGAGGCTGTTAACTTGTCGCAACTG AACCTCATAGATCTAGCTGGCTCTGAGAGCTCTAAAGCTGAAACTACTGGTATTCGTAGAAAAGAAGGGGCCTACATTAATAAAAGCCTCCTAACTCTTGGAACT GTTATATCAAAACTATCAGATGGAAGGGCTGCTCATATACCATACAGAGACTCAAAATTAACCAGACTTCTTCAATCTTCTTTAAGTGGTCATGGAAGGGTATCT CTTATTTGCACTGTTACTCCCTCTTCAAGCAATTCAGAAGAGACACACAACACATTGAAATTTGCACATCATGCAAAACACATTGAGATTCAAGCAGCACAAAATAAG ATCAATGATGAAAAATCCCTTATCAAGACATATCAAAATCAAATTCGATCTTTAAAAGAGGAGTTACATCAGTTGGAGCATGAAGGAGAAGCTAAAGATGCTTTGTTAAGCCAAATTCAAAGTCTCACAAGACTGATCCTTGTCTCAACCAAATCTCCACATCAGACTGATCCAGGGAGTAGATATTCCTTCATGGAAGAGGAG CTTGcatatctcccaaaaagagggCGCAACTTAAGCTTGGATCATGAAAACATTCAGCTGCATGTTACTCTTAATGAAGGCACACACATAAAAGAGGACAAAAAGATCAAGAAGCCACAG AAACGAGAtggtttgactttgaccagtggTAGTGATAAATCAAGTGGAGGCATGTCTACAACAAGCAATCCTACTCCTACACCTCCAGCAAATACTCATACTCTTGCTATTGTTGAATCCAGAAGGCTTTCTTACTCTTCTCCTTCAGAATCTACATCAGAGCCCTTGCAACAT GTTGAAGTACTCACAGATAGTGAAGCAATCCAAGAGCAactaaacgaaaag AACATTGAATGTAAAGGACTTGAAGAAACAATCACAGCCTTGAAACAACTTCTTTCAGAAAATACAACAATTAAAGCACAG GCAGTTGAGATTGAACAACTCAAACAGAAAGTAGCCAAGATTACAGAGTCAAAAGAGCAATTAGAAAGTGAAAACAAAAGGCTGAGAGAAGAGAGTGCATACGCGAATGAATTAGCCTCTGCTGCTGCAAATGAGCTTAAGATGATGTCTGAACAAGTCGTGAAGCTAATGAATCAAGGTGTTGTCTGA